The Primulina huaijiensis isolate GDHJ02 chromosome 12, ASM1229523v2, whole genome shotgun sequence genome has a window encoding:
- the LOC140989798 gene encoding uncharacterized protein isoform X3: protein MIFEPISWFFFPFCICDLTSRLYWKRKKKTQKRLIDQRSVVGSTMEGEGIALNSDVQSGEMIFEPILEKGVFRFDCSIADRKAAFPSFSFENPKVRDTPIIDVDEVPTYIPSFECVMGQQIVDIEFPPNTSFYGTGEVSGQLERTGKRIFTWNTDAWGYGSGTTSLYQSHPWVLAVLPNGEALGVLADTTRRCEIDLRKESKIRFISSSSYPIITLGPFASPIDVLVSFSQAVGTVFMPPKWSLGYHQCRWSYDSDARVREIARTFREKGIPCDVIWLDIDYMDGFRCFTFNKERFPDPKSLVDHLHQTGFKAIWMLDPGIKIEEGYFVFDSGSEEDVWIQTANGKPYAGEVWPGPCVFPDYTQSKTRLWWSDLVKDFIPNGVDGIWNDMNEPAVFKSVTKTMPETNIHMGDSELGGCQNHSYYHNVYGTLMAKSTYEGMKLADDKKRPFVLTRAGFVGSQRYAATWTGDNISSWEHLHMSIPMVVQLGLSGQPLSGPDIGGYAGNATPKLFARWMGFGSLFPFCRGHSESDTTDHEPWSFGEECEEVCRLAIRRRYRLLPHIYTLFYMAHTKGVPVATPTFFADCKDLALRTQENSFMLGPLLVYSSTEQNQELYQMQHNLPKGSWLSFDFEDSHPDLPALYLQGGSIIPVAPVCQHIGEANPTDDLTLIVALDEHGKAQGILFEDEGDGYEYTSGGYLLTTYIAEQQSSVVTVKVARTEGSWKRPNRCLHVQLLLGKGTMIESWGTDGEILRIPMPSETEVSDLVSASEKRFNFRIENAIRIPVSDNASRGKGTELSRDPVEMKSGDWFLKVVPWIGGRIISMEHLPSGIQWLHSRVDINGYEEYTGLEYRSAGCSEEYSATKQGLEQAGESEKLSLEGDIGGGLILERQIYFLEDKPKTFGINSAIVARNVGAGSGGFSRLVCLRVHPTFNLPHPTESFVSFTAIDGSNHEIRPDAGEQFFEGHFRPNGEWMLVDKCLGMALRNRFNIKQVQKCLVHWGTGTVNLELWSEHRPVSKETPLSIFHEYDVQAML from the exons ATGATTTTTGAGCCAATTTCTTGGTTTTTCTTCCCATTTTGTATTTGTGATCTTACTTCTCGTTTATATTGGAAAAG AAAGAAGAAAACTCAGAAGAGGTTGATCGATCAAAGATCGGTTGTAGGGTCGACCATGGAAGGTGAAGGGATAGCATTGAATTCAGATGTCCAATCAGGGGAAATGATTTTTGAGCCGATTCTTGAAAAAGGAGTGTTTCGATTTGATTGTTCTATAGCTGATAGAAAAGCAGCATTCCCAAGCTTTTCGTTTGAAAATCCCAAAGTCAGGGATACACCAATTATCGATGTTGATGAAGTTCCAACCTACATTCCTTCTTTTGAATGTGTAATGGGACAGCAGATAGTTGATATTGAG TTTCCCCCGAATACCTCATTTTATGGAACTGGTGAAGTCAGTGGACAGCTTGAACGAACTGGGAAAAGG atttttacTTGGAATACTGATGCTTGGGGTTATGGTTCTGGAACCACTTCTTTGTATCAATCACACCCTTGGGTTCTAGCTGTACTTCCAAATGGAGAGGCATTAGGTGTTCTTGCAGATACAACACGACGCTGTGAG ATTGATTTGCGGAAGGAATCAAAGATAAGGTTCATTTCTTCATCATCGTATCCCATTATCACTTTAGGGCCATTTGCTTCACCAATTGATGTTCTGGTCTCTTTCTCTCAAGCAGTTG GAACTGTATTTATGCCCCCAAAATGGTCACTGGGCTATCATCAATGCCGTTGGAGCTATGATTCTGATGCACGAGTCCGTGAG ATTGCAAGAACATTCCGAGAAAAAGGCATACCTTGTGATGTCATATGGCTCGACATAGATTACATGGATGGTTTTCGTTGTTTTACATTCAACAAG GAGCGGTTTCCAGATCCAAAGTCTCTGGTAGATCATCTTCATCAAACTGGTTTCAAAGCAATCTGGATGCTTGATCCGGGAATAAAAATTGAAGAGGgatattttgtatttgataGTGGTTCAGAGGAAGATGTATGGATTCAAACTGCCAATGGAAAACCTTATGCTG GAGAGGTCTGGCCTGGGCCTTGTGTATTTCCTGATTATACACAATCAAAAACCCGATTGTGGTGGAGTGATCTAGTTAAAGACTTTATCCCTAACGGCGTAGATGGTATATGGAATGATATGAATGAACCAGCCGTCTTTAAG AGTGTGACAAAGACAATGCCTGAGACTAATATTCATATGGGAGATTCAGAACTTGGTGGCTGTCAGAACCATTCATACTATCATAAT GTTTATGGTACGCTGATGGCGAAATCAACATATGAAGGCATGAAGCTAGCAGATGACAAAAAACGTCCCTTTGTTCTTACTCGTGCTGGGTTTGTGGGTAGCCAGAGGTATGCTGCCACATGGACAGGAGATAATATTTCTTCATGGGAGCATCTTCATATGAGTATCCCCATGGTTGTTCAACTG GGTCTCAGTGGTCAGCCACTCTCAGGGCCCGATATCGGTGGATATGCTGGTAATGCAACACCAAAGCTATTTGCTAGATGGATGGGTTTTGGATCATTGTTTCCTTTTTGTCGTGGGCATTCTGAATCTGACACAACTGATCATGAGCCATGGTCGTTTGGAGAAGAG TGTGAAGAAGTGTGTCGATTGGCAATAAGGAGACGATATAGGCTGTTACCTCATATATATACTCTGTTTTACATGGCTCATACGAAGGGTGTTCCAGTTGCGACACCCACATTTTTTGCTG ATTGCAAAGACTTGGCGTTAAGAACACAGGAGAATTCGTTTATGTTGGGTCCGCTCCTAGTTTATTCAAG CACTGAACAAAATCAGGAGTTGTATCAGATGCAGCACAATTTACCTAAAGGCAGTTGGCTCAGTTTTGATTTTGAAGATTCTCATCCG GATCTGCCGGCGTTGTATCTACAAGGCGGATCGATCATTCCTGTGGCTCCTGTTTGTCAACACATTGGTGAAGCTAATCCTACAGATGATTTAACACTGATAGTGGCTTTAGATGAACATG GTAAAGCTCAAGGCATCCTCTTTGAAGACGAAGGTGACGGATATGAATACACCAGTGGAGGATATCTCTTGACGACTTATATTGCTGAACAACAGTCTTCTGTCGTGACTGTTAAGGTTGCCCGGACTGAAGGATCTTGGAAGAGACCAAATCGTTGTTTGCATGTGCAATTGTTGCTTGGAAAAGGTACTATG ATTGAATCTTGGGGTACTGATGGAGAAATCCTGCGAATTCCAATGCCTTCAGAAACTGAAGTGTCTGATTTAGTGTCAGCCAGTGAAAAACGCTTCAACTTTCGAATAG AAAATGCTATACGTATTCCAGTCTCTGATAATGCGTCTCGTGGAAAGGGAACAGAACTTTCCCGAGATCCTGTGGAAATGAAAAGCGGGGACTGGTTTTTAAAGGTGGTACCATGGATTGGAGGTAGAATTATTTCCATGGAGCACCTTCCTTCAG GAATTCAGTGGCTTCATAGTCGAGTTGATATTAATGGGTATGAAGAATATACTGGATTGGAGTACAGATCTGCTGGTTGCTCTGAGGAGTATTCTGCCACTAA ACAGGGACTTGAGCAGGCCGGAGAATCAGAGAAGCTGAGCTTAGAAGGTGATATCGGAGGTGGACTGATTCTCGAACGACAAATTTATTTCTTGGAAGACAAACCAAAAACTTTTGGAATCAATTCTGCCATTGTTGCTCGGAATGTTGGTGCTGGTTCTGGAGGATTTTCAAG GCTTGTGTGCTTGCGGGTGCATCCAACGTTCAATTTGCCACACCCCACCGAATCATTCGTTTCGTTCACTGCCATTGATGGGTCGAACCATGAAATTCGGCCAGATGCTGGTGAGCAGTTCTTTGAAGGCCATTTCCGGCCAAATG GTGAATGGATGCTTGTTGATAAATGTCTTGGCATGGCATTACGAAACCGGTTCAACATCAAACAAGTACAGAAATGTCTGGTTCACTGGGGAACAGGGACCGTTAACTTGGAGCTCTGGTCCGAACACAGGCCTGTTTCAAAGGAAACTCCTCTTTCTATATTCCACGAGTACGATGTACAAGCAATGCTCTAA
- the LOC140989798 gene encoding uncharacterized protein isoform X4, whose translation MEGEGIALNSDVQSGEMIFEPILEKGVFRFDCSIADRKAAFPSFSFENPKVRDTPIIDVDEVPTYIPSFECVMGQQIVDIEFPPNTSFYGTGEVSGQLERTGKRIFTWNTDAWGYGSGTTSLYQSHPWVLAVLPNGEALGVLADTTRRCEIDLRKESKIRFISSSSYPIITLGPFASPIDVLVSFSQAVGTVFMPPKWSLGYHQCRWSYDSDARVREIARTFREKGIPCDVIWLDIDYMDGFRCFTFNKERFPDPKSLVDHLHQTGFKAIWMLDPGIKIEEGYFVFDSGSEEDVWIQTANGKPYAGEVWPGPCVFPDYTQSKTRLWWSDLVKDFIPNGVDGIWNDMNEPAVFKSVTKTMPETNIHMGDSELGGCQNHSYYHNVYGTLMAKSTYEGMKLADDKKRPFVLTRAGFVGSQRYAATWTGDNISSWEHLHMSIPMVVQLGLSGQPLSGPDIGGYAGNATPKLFARWMGFGSLFPFCRGHSESDTTDHEPWSFGEECEEVCRLAIRRRYRLLPHIYTLFYMAHTKGVPVATPTFFADCKDLALRTQENSFMLGPLLVYSSTEQNQELYQMQHNLPKGSWLSFDFEDSHPDLPALYLQGGSIIPVAPVCQHIGEANPTDDLTLIVALDEHGKAQGILFEDEGDGYEYTSGGYLLTTYIAEQQSSVVTVKVARTEGSWKRPNRCLHVQLLLGKGTMIESWGTDGEILRIPMPSETEVSDLVSASEKRFNFRIENAIRIPVSDNASRGKGTELSRDPVEMKSGDWFLKVVPWIGGRIISMEHLPSGIQWLHSRVDINGYEEYTGLEYRSAGCSEEYSATKQGLEQAGESEKLSLEGDIGGGLILERQIYFLEDKPKTFGINSAIVARNVGAGSGGFSRLVCLRVHPTFNLPHPTESFVSFTAIDGSNHEIRPDAGEQFFEGHFRPNGEWMLVDKCLGMALRNRFNIKQVQKCLVHWGTGTVNLELWSEHRPVSKETPLSIFHEYDVQAML comes from the exons ATGGAAGGTGAAGGGATAGCATTGAATTCAGATGTCCAATCAGGGGAAATGATTTTTGAGCCGATTCTTGAAAAAGGAGTGTTTCGATTTGATTGTTCTATAGCTGATAGAAAAGCAGCATTCCCAAGCTTTTCGTTTGAAAATCCCAAAGTCAGGGATACACCAATTATCGATGTTGATGAAGTTCCAACCTACATTCCTTCTTTTGAATGTGTAATGGGACAGCAGATAGTTGATATTGAG TTTCCCCCGAATACCTCATTTTATGGAACTGGTGAAGTCAGTGGACAGCTTGAACGAACTGGGAAAAGG atttttacTTGGAATACTGATGCTTGGGGTTATGGTTCTGGAACCACTTCTTTGTATCAATCACACCCTTGGGTTCTAGCTGTACTTCCAAATGGAGAGGCATTAGGTGTTCTTGCAGATACAACACGACGCTGTGAG ATTGATTTGCGGAAGGAATCAAAGATAAGGTTCATTTCTTCATCATCGTATCCCATTATCACTTTAGGGCCATTTGCTTCACCAATTGATGTTCTGGTCTCTTTCTCTCAAGCAGTTG GAACTGTATTTATGCCCCCAAAATGGTCACTGGGCTATCATCAATGCCGTTGGAGCTATGATTCTGATGCACGAGTCCGTGAG ATTGCAAGAACATTCCGAGAAAAAGGCATACCTTGTGATGTCATATGGCTCGACATAGATTACATGGATGGTTTTCGTTGTTTTACATTCAACAAG GAGCGGTTTCCAGATCCAAAGTCTCTGGTAGATCATCTTCATCAAACTGGTTTCAAAGCAATCTGGATGCTTGATCCGGGAATAAAAATTGAAGAGGgatattttgtatttgataGTGGTTCAGAGGAAGATGTATGGATTCAAACTGCCAATGGAAAACCTTATGCTG GAGAGGTCTGGCCTGGGCCTTGTGTATTTCCTGATTATACACAATCAAAAACCCGATTGTGGTGGAGTGATCTAGTTAAAGACTTTATCCCTAACGGCGTAGATGGTATATGGAATGATATGAATGAACCAGCCGTCTTTAAG AGTGTGACAAAGACAATGCCTGAGACTAATATTCATATGGGAGATTCAGAACTTGGTGGCTGTCAGAACCATTCATACTATCATAAT GTTTATGGTACGCTGATGGCGAAATCAACATATGAAGGCATGAAGCTAGCAGATGACAAAAAACGTCCCTTTGTTCTTACTCGTGCTGGGTTTGTGGGTAGCCAGAGGTATGCTGCCACATGGACAGGAGATAATATTTCTTCATGGGAGCATCTTCATATGAGTATCCCCATGGTTGTTCAACTG GGTCTCAGTGGTCAGCCACTCTCAGGGCCCGATATCGGTGGATATGCTGGTAATGCAACACCAAAGCTATTTGCTAGATGGATGGGTTTTGGATCATTGTTTCCTTTTTGTCGTGGGCATTCTGAATCTGACACAACTGATCATGAGCCATGGTCGTTTGGAGAAGAG TGTGAAGAAGTGTGTCGATTGGCAATAAGGAGACGATATAGGCTGTTACCTCATATATATACTCTGTTTTACATGGCTCATACGAAGGGTGTTCCAGTTGCGACACCCACATTTTTTGCTG ATTGCAAAGACTTGGCGTTAAGAACACAGGAGAATTCGTTTATGTTGGGTCCGCTCCTAGTTTATTCAAG CACTGAACAAAATCAGGAGTTGTATCAGATGCAGCACAATTTACCTAAAGGCAGTTGGCTCAGTTTTGATTTTGAAGATTCTCATCCG GATCTGCCGGCGTTGTATCTACAAGGCGGATCGATCATTCCTGTGGCTCCTGTTTGTCAACACATTGGTGAAGCTAATCCTACAGATGATTTAACACTGATAGTGGCTTTAGATGAACATG GTAAAGCTCAAGGCATCCTCTTTGAAGACGAAGGTGACGGATATGAATACACCAGTGGAGGATATCTCTTGACGACTTATATTGCTGAACAACAGTCTTCTGTCGTGACTGTTAAGGTTGCCCGGACTGAAGGATCTTGGAAGAGACCAAATCGTTGTTTGCATGTGCAATTGTTGCTTGGAAAAGGTACTATG ATTGAATCTTGGGGTACTGATGGAGAAATCCTGCGAATTCCAATGCCTTCAGAAACTGAAGTGTCTGATTTAGTGTCAGCCAGTGAAAAACGCTTCAACTTTCGAATAG AAAATGCTATACGTATTCCAGTCTCTGATAATGCGTCTCGTGGAAAGGGAACAGAACTTTCCCGAGATCCTGTGGAAATGAAAAGCGGGGACTGGTTTTTAAAGGTGGTACCATGGATTGGAGGTAGAATTATTTCCATGGAGCACCTTCCTTCAG GAATTCAGTGGCTTCATAGTCGAGTTGATATTAATGGGTATGAAGAATATACTGGATTGGAGTACAGATCTGCTGGTTGCTCTGAGGAGTATTCTGCCACTAA ACAGGGACTTGAGCAGGCCGGAGAATCAGAGAAGCTGAGCTTAGAAGGTGATATCGGAGGTGGACTGATTCTCGAACGACAAATTTATTTCTTGGAAGACAAACCAAAAACTTTTGGAATCAATTCTGCCATTGTTGCTCGGAATGTTGGTGCTGGTTCTGGAGGATTTTCAAG GCTTGTGTGCTTGCGGGTGCATCCAACGTTCAATTTGCCACACCCCACCGAATCATTCGTTTCGTTCACTGCCATTGATGGGTCGAACCATGAAATTCGGCCAGATGCTGGTGAGCAGTTCTTTGAAGGCCATTTCCGGCCAAATG GTGAATGGATGCTTGTTGATAAATGTCTTGGCATGGCATTACGAAACCGGTTCAACATCAAACAAGTACAGAAATGTCTGGTTCACTGGGGAACAGGGACCGTTAACTTGGAGCTCTGGTCCGAACACAGGCCTGTTTCAAAGGAAACTCCTCTTTCTATATTCCACGAGTACGATGTACAAGCAATGCTCTAA
- the LOC140989798 gene encoding uncharacterized protein isoform X2, translated as MATNATMIRTTRIPLTNKNVTFPSCSSLSRTSNGLPLKFDSVHCVDTGPYTSRPTSRVITRAFLVYSIRKKKTQKRLIDQRSVVGSTMEGEGIALNSDVQSGEMIFEPILEKGVFRFDCSIADRKAAFPSFSFENPKVRDTPIIDVDEVPTYIPSFECVMGQQIVDIEFPPNTSFYGTGEVSGQLERTGKRIFTWNTDAWGYGSGTTSLYQSHPWVLAVLPNGEALGVLADTTRRCEIDLRKESKIRFISSSSYPIITLGPFASPIDVLVSFSQAVGTVFMPPKWSLGYHQCRWSYDSDARVREERFPDPKSLVDHLHQTGFKAIWMLDPGIKIEEGYFVFDSGSEEDVWIQTANGKPYAGEVWPGPCVFPDYTQSKTRLWWSDLVKDFIPNGVDGIWNDMNEPAVFKSVTKTMPETNIHMGDSELGGCQNHSYYHNVYGTLMAKSTYEGMKLADDKKRPFVLTRAGFVGSQRYAATWTGDNISSWEHLHMSIPMVVQLGLSGQPLSGPDIGGYAGNATPKLFARWMGFGSLFPFCRGHSESDTTDHEPWSFGEECEEVCRLAIRRRYRLLPHIYTLFYMAHTKGVPVATPTFFADCKDLALRTQENSFMLGPLLVYSSTEQNQELYQMQHNLPKGSWLSFDFEDSHPDLPALYLQGGSIIPVAPVCQHIGEANPTDDLTLIVALDEHGKAQGILFEDEGDGYEYTSGGYLLTTYIAEQQSSVVTVKVARTEGSWKRPNRCLHVQLLLGKGTMIESWGTDGEILRIPMPSETEVSDLVSASEKRFNFRIENAIRIPVSDNASRGKGTELSRDPVEMKSGDWFLKVVPWIGGRIISMEHLPSGIQWLHSRVDINGYEEYTGLEYRSAGCSEEYSATKQGLEQAGESEKLSLEGDIGGGLILERQIYFLEDKPKTFGINSAIVARNVGAGSGGFSRLVCLRVHPTFNLPHPTESFVSFTAIDGSNHEIRPDAGEQFFEGHFRPNGEWMLVDKCLGMALRNRFNIKQVQKCLVHWGTGTVNLELWSEHRPVSKETPLSIFHEYDVQAML; from the exons ATGGCAACAAATGCAACCATGATCAGGACTACACGCATCCCGTTAACCAACAAAAACGTAACTTTTCCTTCTTGTAGTTCcctttcaagaacttcaaatgGGTTACCATTGAAATTCGATTCTGTGCATTGCGTTGATACGGGACCATATACTTCCCGTCCCACTTCGAGAGTTATCACAAGAGCATTTCTTGTTTATTCTATCAG AAAGAAGAAAACTCAGAAGAGGTTGATCGATCAAAGATCGGTTGTAGGGTCGACCATGGAAGGTGAAGGGATAGCATTGAATTCAGATGTCCAATCAGGGGAAATGATTTTTGAGCCGATTCTTGAAAAAGGAGTGTTTCGATTTGATTGTTCTATAGCTGATAGAAAAGCAGCATTCCCAAGCTTTTCGTTTGAAAATCCCAAAGTCAGGGATACACCAATTATCGATGTTGATGAAGTTCCAACCTACATTCCTTCTTTTGAATGTGTAATGGGACAGCAGATAGTTGATATTGAG TTTCCCCCGAATACCTCATTTTATGGAACTGGTGAAGTCAGTGGACAGCTTGAACGAACTGGGAAAAGG atttttacTTGGAATACTGATGCTTGGGGTTATGGTTCTGGAACCACTTCTTTGTATCAATCACACCCTTGGGTTCTAGCTGTACTTCCAAATGGAGAGGCATTAGGTGTTCTTGCAGATACAACACGACGCTGTGAG ATTGATTTGCGGAAGGAATCAAAGATAAGGTTCATTTCTTCATCATCGTATCCCATTATCACTTTAGGGCCATTTGCTTCACCAATTGATGTTCTGGTCTCTTTCTCTCAAGCAGTTG GAACTGTATTTATGCCCCCAAAATGGTCACTGGGCTATCATCAATGCCGTTGGAGCTATGATTCTGATGCACGAGTCCGTGAG GAGCGGTTTCCAGATCCAAAGTCTCTGGTAGATCATCTTCATCAAACTGGTTTCAAAGCAATCTGGATGCTTGATCCGGGAATAAAAATTGAAGAGGgatattttgtatttgataGTGGTTCAGAGGAAGATGTATGGATTCAAACTGCCAATGGAAAACCTTATGCTG GAGAGGTCTGGCCTGGGCCTTGTGTATTTCCTGATTATACACAATCAAAAACCCGATTGTGGTGGAGTGATCTAGTTAAAGACTTTATCCCTAACGGCGTAGATGGTATATGGAATGATATGAATGAACCAGCCGTCTTTAAG AGTGTGACAAAGACAATGCCTGAGACTAATATTCATATGGGAGATTCAGAACTTGGTGGCTGTCAGAACCATTCATACTATCATAAT GTTTATGGTACGCTGATGGCGAAATCAACATATGAAGGCATGAAGCTAGCAGATGACAAAAAACGTCCCTTTGTTCTTACTCGTGCTGGGTTTGTGGGTAGCCAGAGGTATGCTGCCACATGGACAGGAGATAATATTTCTTCATGGGAGCATCTTCATATGAGTATCCCCATGGTTGTTCAACTG GGTCTCAGTGGTCAGCCACTCTCAGGGCCCGATATCGGTGGATATGCTGGTAATGCAACACCAAAGCTATTTGCTAGATGGATGGGTTTTGGATCATTGTTTCCTTTTTGTCGTGGGCATTCTGAATCTGACACAACTGATCATGAGCCATGGTCGTTTGGAGAAGAG TGTGAAGAAGTGTGTCGATTGGCAATAAGGAGACGATATAGGCTGTTACCTCATATATATACTCTGTTTTACATGGCTCATACGAAGGGTGTTCCAGTTGCGACACCCACATTTTTTGCTG ATTGCAAAGACTTGGCGTTAAGAACACAGGAGAATTCGTTTATGTTGGGTCCGCTCCTAGTTTATTCAAG CACTGAACAAAATCAGGAGTTGTATCAGATGCAGCACAATTTACCTAAAGGCAGTTGGCTCAGTTTTGATTTTGAAGATTCTCATCCG GATCTGCCGGCGTTGTATCTACAAGGCGGATCGATCATTCCTGTGGCTCCTGTTTGTCAACACATTGGTGAAGCTAATCCTACAGATGATTTAACACTGATAGTGGCTTTAGATGAACATG GTAAAGCTCAAGGCATCCTCTTTGAAGACGAAGGTGACGGATATGAATACACCAGTGGAGGATATCTCTTGACGACTTATATTGCTGAACAACAGTCTTCTGTCGTGACTGTTAAGGTTGCCCGGACTGAAGGATCTTGGAAGAGACCAAATCGTTGTTTGCATGTGCAATTGTTGCTTGGAAAAGGTACTATG ATTGAATCTTGGGGTACTGATGGAGAAATCCTGCGAATTCCAATGCCTTCAGAAACTGAAGTGTCTGATTTAGTGTCAGCCAGTGAAAAACGCTTCAACTTTCGAATAG AAAATGCTATACGTATTCCAGTCTCTGATAATGCGTCTCGTGGAAAGGGAACAGAACTTTCCCGAGATCCTGTGGAAATGAAAAGCGGGGACTGGTTTTTAAAGGTGGTACCATGGATTGGAGGTAGAATTATTTCCATGGAGCACCTTCCTTCAG GAATTCAGTGGCTTCATAGTCGAGTTGATATTAATGGGTATGAAGAATATACTGGATTGGAGTACAGATCTGCTGGTTGCTCTGAGGAGTATTCTGCCACTAA ACAGGGACTTGAGCAGGCCGGAGAATCAGAGAAGCTGAGCTTAGAAGGTGATATCGGAGGTGGACTGATTCTCGAACGACAAATTTATTTCTTGGAAGACAAACCAAAAACTTTTGGAATCAATTCTGCCATTGTTGCTCGGAATGTTGGTGCTGGTTCTGGAGGATTTTCAAG GCTTGTGTGCTTGCGGGTGCATCCAACGTTCAATTTGCCACACCCCACCGAATCATTCGTTTCGTTCACTGCCATTGATGGGTCGAACCATGAAATTCGGCCAGATGCTGGTGAGCAGTTCTTTGAAGGCCATTTCCGGCCAAATG GTGAATGGATGCTTGTTGATAAATGTCTTGGCATGGCATTACGAAACCGGTTCAACATCAAACAAGTACAGAAATGTCTGGTTCACTGGGGAACAGGGACCGTTAACTTGGAGCTCTGGTCCGAACACAGGCCTGTTTCAAAGGAAACTCCTCTTTCTATATTCCACGAGTACGATGTACAAGCAATGCTCTAA